From Desulfonatronum thioautotrophicum, the proteins below share one genomic window:
- a CDS encoding TOBE domain-containing protein: MPLLMTSTPDEDYAVRLSPGASFSIPSTAKVLDSVQLAELERTFRTWATESARQDVRASRQRILLIFLLIRHSGAKLNEVLELRFGDIDLEKRVVILAGEDKEKGRTVEIPDDLAEELRTALSQGAHAPDDALFRIDPAHVRRKFYEQAEACGLPRDFGNPSTLRRSRSVELLRGNLPLPVVQRLLGHSTPNLTAAHLEVSEEDVHHAARQYVDRESSRRTSARNIFFGKIVEMNKGDIQSEVILQTLGDLRITSVITNTSLKRMRLKIGTFATAEIKAPWVLIAGSVDAAENSAENRLPGVVMAVNAGKVNVEVLVRLSEGTEICAVVTATGFHRLKLKVNDPVWTLFGAYSVILNRE; the protein is encoded by the coding sequence ATGCCACTCCTTATGACCTCCACTCCTGATGAAGACTACGCCGTTCGGCTCTCGCCCGGCGCTTCCTTTTCCATTCCATCCACAGCCAAGGTTCTCGACTCCGTCCAGCTGGCGGAATTGGAGCGGACGTTTCGGACCTGGGCAACCGAATCAGCAAGACAGGATGTTCGGGCGTCCAGACAACGCATTTTGCTGATATTCCTTCTGATTCGACATTCAGGCGCGAAGCTGAACGAGGTCTTGGAACTCAGGTTCGGGGACATTGATCTGGAGAAGCGGGTCGTCATTTTGGCCGGCGAGGACAAGGAGAAGGGCAGGACCGTTGAAATTCCGGACGATCTGGCAGAGGAGCTTCGCACGGCCTTGAGTCAGGGCGCACATGCTCCGGATGACGCCCTGTTTCGAATCGATCCGGCCCATGTCCGGCGCAAGTTCTATGAGCAGGCCGAGGCCTGCGGCCTGCCACGGGACTTTGGCAATCCCAGTACGTTGCGCCGATCCCGCTCCGTGGAATTGTTGCGCGGCAACCTGCCTCTGCCTGTGGTCCAGCGGCTGCTGGGCCACTCCACGCCCAATCTCACGGCCGCGCACCTGGAGGTTTCCGAGGAGGACGTTCATCATGCCGCGAGACAGTACGTGGACCGGGAAAGCAGCAGACGCACCAGCGCCCGGAACATTTTCTTCGGCAAGATCGTCGAAATGAACAAGGGTGACATCCAGTCCGAGGTGATTCTGCAGACCCTTGGTGACCTACGGATCACCTCCGTCATCACCAATACCAGCCTCAAGCGGATGCGCCTGAAGATCGGTACCTTTGCCACCGCTGAGATCAAGGCGCCCTGGGTGCTCATCGCCGGATCAGTGGATGCGGCAGAGAACAGCGCGGAGAATCGCCTGCCTGGAGTGGTGATGGCGGTCAACGCGGGTAAGGTGAACGTGGAAGTTTTAGTGCGCCTTTCCGAAGGCACGGAGATCTGCGCGGTGGTCACCGCTACCGGATTCCATCGTCTGAAATTGAAGGTGAATGATCCGGTTTGGACGCTTTTTGGGGCGTATTCCGTGATTCTTAATCGAGAGTGA
- a CDS encoding ATP-binding protein → MKKLPLGIATLSKIIAEDYTYVDKSRFIHELVENGSYYFLSRPRRFGKSLFVDTLKEAFEGNQELFRGLWLEDRWNWETRHPVIRISFGSGVLRNREELDQRIVTILRNNQDELGIQCRNPDNVIDCFEDLIRQAAEKFGSPTVILVDEYDKPILDNITKPEQAVQIRNGLKNFYSVIKDSDAHLKFVFLTGVSKFSKVSLFSGLNNLTDITLSPRFATICGWTESELTATFVEHLRGRNLDEIRRWYNGYSWLGEKTYNPYSLLNYFQEGLFRNYWFETATPEFLIRLLTAQRYVIPAIEGIEIGPELLGSFDVESIFPETLLFQAGYLTITGQEEILPGEVLYRLRYPNHEVKKSFTEHLLNFFTQQPVAMKKSLRTLVNALRHGQVDDLRAVFHAVFAAIPHDWYRKNNLAAYEGYYCSVFYCYFAGLGLDTRPEEPTSHGRLNMTVLFENRAYIFEFKVVDLDQTPGSALDQIRRKGYADKYRADTEAVYLVGVEFEREERNIVGFEWERA, encoded by the coding sequence ATGAAGAAACTACCCCTTGGCATCGCGACTCTGAGCAAAATTATAGCTGAGGACTACACCTACGTGGATAAATCCAGATTTATCCATGAACTGGTGGAAAACGGTTCCTACTACTTCCTCTCCCGCCCCCGGCGCTTCGGCAAATCCCTGTTCGTGGACACTCTCAAGGAGGCCTTCGAAGGCAACCAGGAGCTCTTTCGCGGGTTGTGGCTGGAAGACCGTTGGAATTGGGAGACGCGACATCCCGTGATCCGGATTTCTTTTGGTAGCGGCGTATTACGCAACCGCGAGGAATTGGATCAACGGATCGTCACCATTTTGCGCAACAACCAAGACGAATTGGGCATTCAGTGTCGCAACCCTGACAACGTTATTGACTGCTTTGAAGATCTGATTCGTCAAGCGGCTGAGAAATTCGGCAGCCCAACGGTTATCCTGGTGGACGAGTACGACAAGCCGATTCTGGACAACATCACCAAGCCGGAACAGGCTGTCCAGATACGCAACGGCTTGAAGAACTTCTACTCCGTAATCAAGGACAGCGACGCCCATCTCAAGTTCGTCTTCCTGACCGGAGTGTCCAAGTTTTCGAAGGTGAGCCTTTTTTCCGGCCTGAACAACCTGACGGACATCACCCTTTCCCCCCGCTTTGCCACGATTTGCGGCTGGACCGAATCCGAGCTGACAGCCACCTTTGTCGAGCACTTGCGGGGCAGGAATCTCGATGAAATCCGCCGCTGGTACAACGGGTATTCCTGGCTGGGGGAGAAGACCTACAATCCCTACAGCCTGCTCAATTACTTCCAAGAGGGTCTCTTCCGGAACTACTGGTTCGAAACCGCAACCCCGGAATTCCTGATCCGCCTGCTCACGGCCCAACGGTATGTCATCCCGGCCATAGAAGGAATCGAGATCGGTCCTGAGCTGCTGGGCAGCTTCGACGTGGAGTCCATCTTTCCCGAAACCTTGTTGTTCCAGGCCGGTTATCTGACCATCACCGGCCAGGAGGAGATTCTGCCCGGCGAAGTGCTCTACCGCCTGCGGTATCCCAACCATGAAGTCAAAAAAAGCTTCACCGAACATCTGCTGAACTTCTTCACCCAGCAACCGGTGGCAATGAAGAAATCCTTGCGCACCCTGGTCAACGCCCTGCGCCATGGCCAGGTGGATGATCTGCGGGCGGTGTTCCACGCCGTGTTCGCCGCCATTCCCCACGACTGGTACCGCAAGAACAATCTGGCTGCCTACGAAGGCTACTACTGCTCGGTGTTCTATTGCTACTTCGCCGGTTTGGGACTGGACACCCGGCCGGAGGAACCCACCAGCCACGGTCGCCTGAACATGACAGTGCTCTTCGAGAACCGGGCCTACATCTTTGAATTCAAGGTGGTGGACCTGGACCAAACTCCGGGTAGCGCCTTGGATCAGATCAGGCGAAAAGGCTACGCGGACAAGTACCGGGCGGACACCGAGGCCGTCTATCTGGTTGGCGTGGAGTTCGAGCGCGAGGAGCGCAATATTGTGGGGTTTGAGTGGGAGCGGGCGTGA
- a CDS encoding nicotinate-nucleotide adenylyltransferase has product MYDIGVIHGRFQVPHNDHLRYLMAGKALCRHLVVGITNPDPCLTAEVDADRKRSSALANPLTFYERLVILRDVLLEAGVSHAEVTIVPLPITHPDLYRHYVPLDAVFLLSICDDWGRHKLAQFQAMGLRTHVLWEIPSEQKGISGTDVRQAMLQGRPWEHLTPTATVRHCRTWNIAERLRGLDAA; this is encoded by the coding sequence ATGTACGACATCGGCGTGATTCACGGGCGGTTTCAGGTTCCGCACAATGACCACCTACGCTACCTCATGGCCGGCAAGGCGCTGTGTCGCCATCTGGTGGTGGGCATCACCAATCCGGACCCCTGCCTGACCGCCGAGGTGGACGCGGACCGCAAGCGTTCCAGCGCCCTGGCCAATCCCCTGACTTTTTACGAACGTCTGGTGATTCTCCGGGACGTCCTGCTGGAAGCCGGAGTCAGCCATGCGGAGGTGACCATCGTCCCCCTACCCATCACCCATCCGGATCTTTACCGCCACTACGTACCCCTGGATGCGGTCTTTCTGCTCTCCATCTGCGACGACTGGGGCCGCCACAAGCTCGCCCAGTTCCAGGCCATGGGGCTGCGAACTCACGTCCTCTGGGAGATTCCGTCGGAGCAGAAAGGGATCAGCGGCACTGACGTGCGCCAGGCTATGCTCCAGGGCAGGCCCTGGGAACACCTGACCCCCACGGCCACTGTCCGGCACTGCCGGACCTGGAACATCGCCGAGCGCTTACGCGGACTTGACGCAGCATGA
- a CDS encoding alkaline phosphatase family protein, producing MPDKCLLIVLDGLGDRSHQTLGWQTPLQAAHTPHLDSLARNGANGLYHAGTLGEALPSETAHFAMFGYERRDFPGRGPLEALGAGINLDSREVAVLAHFAALEERDGCLALVQDVPQVSKEDVAALAGAMPTWDQEDIRIRYVPVKGVFGVLILSGDVSPDITDTGPMRAGRFLPDLLPLALDHSREPEADGTDGSDAGDSTEACAQETAQKRARKAAQKAAQKTAQKTASVLRAYLLHVWHTLQTHPLNARREEAGLPPVTGLVTQRAGRMRSVTPFTRRFGLRGLSIASGAVFRGLARYLGMDWQAPRDTGNLRADFAHDLAAVPGYLERYDFIHLHTKAPDEAAHAKDPLLKKAVIETLDQALGTVEQTLLQHPALLVVITADHSTPSSGNMIHSGEPVPLLMHGAGVRRDLVDRFNEIHAAQGCLGCVRGMELMRLILNHLDMARLEGTRDTPDDCLHWPGNYQPLRAH from the coding sequence ATGCCTGACAAATGCCTGCTGATTGTCCTGGATGGGCTGGGAGACCGCTCCCATCAGACCTTGGGGTGGCAGACACCGCTCCAGGCCGCCCACACCCCCCATCTGGACAGTCTGGCCCGCAACGGGGCCAATGGGTTGTATCACGCTGGAACATTGGGCGAGGCTCTACCCAGTGAGACGGCGCACTTCGCCATGTTCGGCTATGAACGACGGGATTTTCCGGGACGAGGCCCCCTGGAAGCCCTGGGAGCCGGAATCAATCTGGACTCCAGGGAGGTGGCGGTTCTGGCCCATTTCGCGGCCCTGGAGGAGCGGGACGGCTGCCTGGCTCTGGTCCAGGACGTGCCCCAGGTCAGCAAGGAGGATGTCGCCGCCCTGGCTGGAGCAATGCCCACATGGGATCAGGAAGACATCCGGATCAGATACGTCCCGGTCAAGGGCGTCTTCGGCGTGCTGATCCTTTCCGGGGACGTTTCGCCGGACATCACGGACACCGGACCAATGCGCGCCGGACGCTTCCTGCCGGATCTTTTGCCCCTGGCCTTGGATCATTCCAGGGAACCTGAAGCGGATGGGACAGATGGGTCGGATGCCGGAGACAGTACAGAGGCGTGTGCCCAAGAGACAGCTCAAAAGAGAGCCCGGAAGGCTGCCCAAAAAGCAGCTCAAAAAACAGCCCAAAAAACAGCTTCAGTCCTCCGGGCCTATCTCCTGCATGTCTGGCATACCCTGCAAACACACCCGCTGAATGCCCGTCGCGAAGAGGCCGGACTGCCGCCGGTCACGGGTCTGGTCACCCAGCGCGCCGGGAGAATGCGCTCGGTCACGCCGTTTACCCGGCGTTTCGGCCTGCGAGGCCTGAGCATCGCATCGGGCGCGGTATTTCGGGGCCTGGCCCGGTATCTGGGAATGGATTGGCAAGCACCGCGAGACACCGGAAACCTGCGGGCCGACTTTGCCCATGATCTGGCCGCCGTGCCCGGCTATCTCGAAAGATACGACTTCATCCACCTGCATACCAAGGCTCCGGACGAGGCGGCCCATGCCAAGGATCCGTTGCTCAAGAAAGCGGTGATCGAGACCTTGGACCAGGCCTTGGGCACTGTGGAGCAGACGCTGCTGCAGCATCCGGCCCTGCTGGTGGTGATCACCGCGGACCATTCCACCCCCAGTTCCGGGAACATGATCCACTCCGGCGAACCGGTTCCTCTGCTCATGCACGGGGCCGGAGTCCGGCGGGATCTGGTGGACCGTTTCAACGAGATTCACGCGGCCCAGGGGTGTCTGGGCTGCGTCCGCGGAATGGAGCTGATGCGGCTGATTTTGAATCACCTGGACATGGCCCGCCTGGAAGGCACGCGGGACACTCCGGATGACTGCCTGCACTGGCCTGGGAACTATCAGCCCCTGCGCGCCCATTAA
- a CDS encoding sugar phosphate isomerase/epimerase family protein produces the protein MGLKIDRQKSLVPAIDMHGCPLNHFPTLAFTASASDPASRLHWVTEQAEAVEFSPDPDRLDQLPEMVRPFVRAGLRVRFHTRYFEHELGHADPVRAGRSLEAHLRTLRAMDGQGDPVVTVHTGLDPALPVHEPTLMENLARLVEHGRDLGIVVCLENLRLGPSSEPANILHWAETAEAMITLDVGHALGSEAVRSGRCSARGFVELFKNRLHGLHIYGREDEKGHHPIEDIAPFEPLIASLPWTGCTWWTIELQNPAHAEATRRLVRQALVATNATNATGHDRPAGHQIAPLPHRALVPRSLSSLTGPVAKQIHGG, from the coding sequence ATGGGCCTTAAAATTGACCGTCAAAAAAGCCTCGTCCCCGCCATCGACATGCATGGATGCCCCCTGAATCATTTTCCGACATTGGCCTTCACCGCGTCCGCATCAGACCCGGCTTCCAGATTGCACTGGGTGACGGAGCAGGCCGAGGCGGTGGAGTTCTCACCGGACCCGGACCGACTGGACCAGCTGCCGGAAATGGTTCGTCCCTTTGTCCGCGCTGGTTTGCGTGTCCGGTTTCATACCAGGTATTTTGAGCATGAGCTGGGCCATGCCGATCCGGTTCGGGCTGGGCGATCCCTGGAGGCGCATCTGCGCACCCTGCGGGCCATGGACGGACAGGGTGACCCCGTGGTCACGGTGCACACCGGCCTTGATCCGGCTTTGCCGGTGCATGAGCCGACGCTGATGGAGAACCTGGCCCGGCTGGTGGAGCATGGCAGGGATCTTGGGATCGTGGTCTGTCTGGAGAATCTGCGGCTTGGACCGTCCAGTGAACCGGCGAACATCCTGCACTGGGCCGAGACAGCCGAGGCGATGATCACCCTGGATGTGGGCCACGCCCTGGGCTCGGAGGCTGTGCGCAGTGGTCGATGTTCAGCCCGGGGCTTCGTGGAACTCTTCAAAAACCGTCTTCATGGATTGCACATCTACGGCCGCGAAGACGAAAAAGGCCACCATCCCATCGAGGATATCGCCCCATTTGAGCCGCTCATCGCCAGCCTCCCGTGGACAGGATGCACCTGGTGGACCATCGAGCTGCAAAACCCGGCACACGCCGAAGCCACCAGAAGGCTGGTCCGGCAGGCCCTTGTCGCGACCAACGCGACCAACGCGACCGGGCATGACCGGCCAGCCGGGCATCAAATCGCCCCCTTGCCCCATCGCGCCCTTGTCCCGCGTTCATTGTCCTCCCTGACCGGGCCTGTTGCAAAACAAATCCATGGTGGATGA
- a CDS encoding sulfurtransferase TusA family protein, whose protein sequence is MSRETPGNAPSAGAHPREWEFDEEFDGGEETCGRVIINLYTYLLPMPPGTRVMLISQDPAAPIEFPAWCRMTRNTLLDMRHPYYLIEYKPEQKKE, encoded by the coding sequence ATGTCGCGAGAAACACCTGGAAACGCTCCCTCCGCGGGCGCTCATCCCCGGGAATGGGAATTTGACGAAGAATTCGACGGCGGAGAGGAGACATGCGGACGGGTGATCATCAACCTCTACACCTACCTGCTGCCCATGCCTCCGGGAACCAGGGTGATGCTCATTTCCCAGGATCCGGCCGCGCCCATCGAGTTTCCGGCCTGGTGCCGCATGACCAGGAATACCCTTCTGGACATGCGCCACCCCTATTATCTCATTGAATACAAACCCGAACAGAAAAAGGAGTGA
- a CDS encoding DsrE family protein produces MANRFCVTISHCRTDGDKATLGFVVANAAQGSEKETMIFLSTDGVYCAVKGEAEKIDEGAPFAPLKELITKFVNAGGKIYVCTPCLKKRGLSEADLIEGSVPAGGAALVEWLSADPACVAY; encoded by the coding sequence ATGGCAAACAGATTCTGCGTAACCATCAGCCACTGCCGCACCGACGGCGACAAGGCCACCCTGGGCTTCGTTGTGGCCAATGCCGCCCAAGGCAGCGAAAAGGAAACCATGATCTTTCTGAGCACGGACGGCGTGTACTGCGCGGTCAAGGGAGAGGCGGAAAAGATCGATGAAGGCGCACCCTTTGCCCCGCTCAAGGAACTGATCACCAAGTTCGTCAATGCCGGTGGGAAAATCTATGTCTGCACACCCTGTCTGAAAAAACGCGGCCTGTCCGAGGCCGATTTGATCGAGGGCTCGGTCCCGGCCGGCGGTGCGGCGTTGGTGGAATGGCTGTCCGCGGATCCGGCCTGCGTGGCGTATTGA
- a CDS encoding sulfurtransferase TusA family protein, with the protein MSAIDDQVDLAGLQPARIFDGGDLDCGSGLILLIRENMLQTGVGEILEMRSREPTVNDDLPPWCRMAGHVYLGRLEGPGYARYFLRRGEPKADQPTPSDDQALAEDKKKATEYEWRMRIRSTGNLKSTVYCRNFSWDLGQPASFKDKDAHPCAVEALLGALGGALSSGFATDCAREGLEVDDVEITVRGRLRNILAHMGLEEGDPSFAGIEVKCFASTMDDEAKVRAVWSQTVARSPIAATLAKAVDLNIKFAVV; encoded by the coding sequence ATGTCTGCAATCGATGACCAGGTTGACCTGGCCGGGCTTCAGCCCGCGCGGATCTTTGATGGCGGCGATCTGGACTGCGGGTCCGGGTTGATTCTCCTGATCCGGGAAAACATGCTCCAGACAGGGGTTGGGGAGATTCTGGAAATGCGCAGTCGGGAGCCCACGGTCAACGACGACCTGCCGCCCTGGTGCCGGATGGCCGGGCACGTGTATCTGGGCCGTTTGGAGGGACCGGGATATGCCCGCTATTTCCTGCGCCGGGGGGAGCCCAAGGCTGATCAGCCCACTCCTTCCGACGACCAGGCTTTGGCCGAGGACAAGAAAAAGGCCACTGAGTACGAGTGGCGGATGCGGATTCGGTCCACGGGCAACCTGAAGAGTACGGTCTATTGTCGGAACTTTTCCTGGGACTTGGGGCAGCCGGCCAGCTTCAAGGACAAGGATGCCCACCCCTGCGCCGTGGAAGCCTTGCTGGGTGCCCTGGGTGGGGCGTTGAGCAGCGGTTTTGCCACGGATTGCGCCCGGGAGGGGCTGGAGGTGGATGATGTGGAGATCACGGTCCGCGGCAGGCTGCGCAACATTCTGGCGCACATGGGCCTGGAAGAGGGTGATCCGTCTTTCGCGGGCATTGAGGTGAAATGCTTCGCTTCGACCATGGACGACGAAGCCAAGGTTCGTGCGGTCTGGAGCCAAACCGTGGCCCGCTCGCCCATTGCGGCCACGCTGGCCAAGGCGGTAGATTTGAACATCAAATTCGCGGTGGTGTGA